One Primulina eburnea isolate SZY01 chromosome 4, ASM2296580v1, whole genome shotgun sequence genomic window, AGACTCATATTCATCAAAGATGTTGACTCGATACGACTTTGACCACCCATCGCTTAACTCCAGCTAATCATCATTTAATATATCTAAAATTACAAAGTATATTATGAGAATGTACCGTATATATTTATTCGTACGACGGGTTGATCAtgatcatatttacaataataaataatatatttcgcataaaaaaaataatttttcatgaatgatacaagaaggagatctgtctcacaaaattgactcgtcAGATCGactctcaaatttttttaattaaaaactataaaaataaattacttaTATTTATTACTCATATATGAGATAAAATTttcctagtatatatataaactcTCTCATACAAATATTATAAGAGAACTATATtactaattattaaattattttttaaaaaaatacaaatgatgCATAATATTCAGTACTACATATCAACCGTGAACACTTATGTGAACATTGATGATATAACTGTTTTTGGTGTCTTTGGTCTGTTTTTTGGTTTCCCTATTTTGCCcctatttgatatcaaaattacatttttgttttttttttaatttcaaaaaacatttttgtttttattttttttattacaattattcaaatagcactttagtacctcgataatttgtcaaatttcattttaatccataaataatataaaaaaaaattgtacacacacgcaccgcgtgtgcagagtagctagtatatatatatgcagGCAAATTAAATTGCACATTTATGTGAACATTGATGATATGACACTCATCTATTGAATTatctttttttatatttcatctCACAACCAATACATGAgtgtcattttttttaaaaaaaatactatatGTTTTTATGGAATCTATCTAgtattttttttcttccaaaattaaTTTCTCTATCCAAGAATTATTTTAAGTCAAATACCATAATTAGAACTCTAAATTTTGACATaatcttcacaaatttcgagaTTCACTCCTTAAAATTCTACCAGCTGAAGCTTCACATACAACTTCAAGACTTCTTTTGTTTTTGAGTTTTTTAACAGATTTATCTCGCTAATTTCAAATGTGATAAAAATCACATCATTAACTCAAATTTGTTCCAAAACCACAAAATTTCTTCATACGACAAAATAACACCAAAGTGTATCAATTAAGCATGTCAGAAACGAAAATAATGagaatatgatttaaaaaaaataaaaactactATGAGcctataaattaaaaaataaggcCGTACttgtatacatacatatatattatatatatacagttttgatatgctgcacACCAACCGTGCACACTTATGTGATCACCGATGAGGTGTTACTTAcccattggatgtgatgaaatatagaaaaattgcgcATCCAATGGGTGGGTGACatctcatcggtgctcacataaATGTGCAcgtatatttcatcacatccaatgggtgagtgacatctcatcggtgctcacataagTGTGCACGATAGGTGTGCAGCATATcaaaattgatatatatatatatatatatatatatatatatatatatatatatataagtagaCTTGCTTCTCTGTACTTCACACGATAATTAGGGTTTGGGTCAGCCAGACCACAGCATACATTATTTATTGCAAAGAAGCAATAATAACTGGGAATGTGGGATATGTAGGACAGTAGGAGAAACTGTTGTTTATGTTAATTGACTGACATTGAAGAACTGTCATGCTCCCACATATCTTTTTCTTATGTGTCTTTTGAAAATAATTCAGCAgaagtattacattttattgtttattgtgaatattcGTAAGATTGACATATCtcataaataaagattcgtgagaccgtctcactagAGTCCTACTCTTCAATTTGagagaataaaaatataaaatttataattatttgttGGTCAACACAATATGAACATCACATACAAAAATTTCTacgagacagtctcacgagaagtcaattttatgagacatgtattttatttgagtcatctataaaaaaacattattttttattgtagatATATGCACGCGTCTCATGAATAAAAatctgtgagactgtctcacaagaaacaTATTATAtgaacatatttttttaatagatcTTAGAAAATGTTTACTTTATTAATTATTCATTGGGTGGTATTATTACCAAGTAACTCTTTGAATATCCAGTTAATTATCAATGTCGGCtaataaattgaaattaatGTTTCAAATTTGTATACGTAATTGTTagtttttaatattaataataaagaaaaattAAGCACGGGACGGCGGCCGTCACAGACCTAAATAAATTGCTGAGAATATTTTTTTACTTGACTAATTATTACTAATTAATTGAATAGTCGCATCAACGACTTATActttctatttttttctttaaagttTCAAAAATGTTTCCAATAGGTtcaatcaattttttaaaaatttgatttaactTTTCACGTTTTCGTTTGATTATAAGTATATAATCATATATATGAAGGAAGAATATTTTGTAATGGATAGCACAAAAAACATTGtccattatttttatatttgcaTTAAATTGGGCTATGTTTTAACCTGTTAGAATTTATAATAAATCACTCCCATGTTAGCAGAGCTAATTGAATTGCACCatgaccatatatatatatatatatatatatgtatatatatatatatatgtatatatatatatgtatatatatatatgtatatatatatatatatatatatatatatatatacacatatatatatatatatattattgagATAAATCATCCATTACAAGCTGAACTAACCAAGAAGAAAACTCGCCATTCATGCAGACAAATGATGACGGGAGTAAGAAACAAACGAGCTAAATGATGGGCTACTACGTTAGCCGACCTGTAAACATGAGTAAAATACGAAATTGCGAGATTTCTGAAGCGTTCTCCAATATCAGTAGCACAAAGACATACATAGTTAAGATCATCCTGTGTGGCTGCGACTGCTTGCACTGCCAATAAGAAATCTGTTTCTACCAAAACATTATTGAAATTCTTCTCATAAAGTAGTTTTACCCCTTCAAGGACTGCTAGAAGTTCTCCATGTACCACTGAAATATGCTGAGAGATCCGATTCCCGAAAGCCAACAAGAGACGGCCTTGATGATCTCTTAGAACCCCCCCAATACTGTACCAATCTGCTTCTTTATTGACACAAGCATCAGTGTTAAGTTTCAACAATCCAATACCCAGGGAGACCATCTATGTACTTTAGGTTGTCGGTGCACGACATTAGAATGATTGAGTTACGAGTTCACGTGTTGGAAGTCACGTAACAACACCCCACACCAATCAACATTCTTTTCTATCCTTTGATCTCTAGTCCCATGAGTATAACTCTGTCGTTCCTTCCAAACAACCTAAGTATGAATTGCAAATGTTTCGAACTTCGACTTTAGTAGTTTGTCCTTCATCCATAGGAAAAGTTCCATTGTGTGACTGCTTGGGCTACCTTAAGCAAATAAGAGAACTGAGATGTTTTCCACAGATGTCTGGCCACTAAGCAGAAGAATAAGGAATGGAAATTTGAGTCAGTAGAAGCACCACATAGTGAGCAACTACCAGTAACTGGGATATGGTGTCGCCAGATATTATGATTCGTGGGAATACAATCATGCGAGACCTGCCACCAGAAAATACGGATCTTAGGAGGAAGTGAAAGGCTCCAGATGAAAGCCCACCAATCTTCGTTGGGGAAAGCCGATTGATGAGCTAGAGTATCGAACATTCCCCTTTATAACCTGTAACCATCACGAACCGAGTATTTCTTTTAGAGTCATATCTCCAGAAACATACATCCTTATAATCACTTGTTGAGAGGGCAATTTTTAAGATTTCACTTGCAATATGAGTGTTGAAATTGTCGGATATGAGTTCAGAATCCCAAGCTCCCTCTTGAATTAGAGAACTGATAGTCAGTTCATGTGCCCACGGGACCAGAGTAGCTCCCAGTTTATTCTTCATACTAGGAATCCAATTATCATCAAGTATTTGAATGTCTTTACCATCGCCCACACGCCATAGAACTCCATCGGAAATTACGTCTTTACTCCAGATTAACGATCTCCAAATGTATGATGGATTGTTACCTAGCCTCGCTTCCATGATGTCCCCATGCTTGAAGTATCTTCCTTTAAGGACTCGGAATATAAGTGAGCCTATATCTCTGAGCAGACGCCAGAATTGTTTTGCTAGAGGTGCCCGATTAAATTCTGTCATTTTTCCGAAACCAAGGCCCCCTCAGCATTTTGGTTGGCAGAGGAAGTCCCAAGATCGCTAGTGCATATTCTTTTTTCCATTATCTAAGCCCCACCAAAAACAGGCACATGCTTTTTCTATCTCTTCACATATCTGCGAGGGTATTTTAAAACAAGACATGGCATAAGTCGGGATCGACTGAAGGATAGATTTAATGAGCACCTCCTTGTCCCCTGTAGAAAAACAATTATGGCTCCATCCTTGAATACGTTTCACCACCCTCTTCACCAAATATTTGAACTGAAGTCTCTTACTTTTCAATGATACCGTAGGCAACCCAATATATAGATCATGGCATTGAACCACCAGTATAGTAAGTATCGTTTTGATCGAGTCAATGACCAACGGATTGGTATTAGGGCTGAAAGATGGAGTTGATTTGGAGAAATTGATCGTTTGCCCAGAGGCTCTCTCATAAGTATTCAGACAATCTTTTACACAAACTCCTTCCTCCATTGTAGCCCGAAAGAATACCAAACTGTCATCGGCAAAAAACAAGTGGGAGATTGATGGGCTGTAAGTTGCTATCTTCACCCTTTAATTAACCCTCTCGTCTCAAATGATGTGATTAACGCCGACAGGCCCTGAGCACACAACACGAATAGATATGGTGATAGAGGATCCCCTTGACGTAGACCTCTGCCTGGTGTTAATGGACCAACCACCTCTTGATTAACTCGGAACGAATAAGATACTGTTCTGACACATCTAATTAGCAGGGCGATCCATCGAGAGTCAAACCCAAGGCGAATCATCAGTGCTTGCAGAAAATCCCACTCCACACGCTCATATGCCTTGCTCATATATAGCTTCAAAACAGCATAACCACGCCTACCCACTTTCATGTTTCTCAACCAGTGTAATATTTCAAAACCCGCAATAACATTATCTGTGATCAGGCGTCCCAGGATGAAATCATTTTTAGACGATCCAAAGATTTTTGAGAGAATAGGGCGGAACCAATTGGTTATGGACCTAGAAACAATCTTATAAGAAACATTGCAGAGACTTATCGGTCTAAATTTAGACATGAGCTTCAGATCTCACTTTCGGGATGAGTGTAAATTCCACCAATTAATTGGTGCTCCCTCATTAAGTATTTGAAGTGCAGCTTcccaaaatttttgataaaacagagcTGAAAAACCATCCGGGCCTAGAGCTTTATCTGGGTTCATATCAAATAGCGCTCTATGGATCTCCTTCGGCGTGCACGGTCCAGTAAGAATGCGATTCATTGTAAATCCACTGCCGGCTCTAATATACTCGCCACTGCATCCAAGTCCGCAATATTTGGGCTAGATGAAGAGAAGAGTCTACCAAAATAATCCAAAACAATGTTTCCCATCCTTATAATTTCCGTACACAATTCCCCATGGCAAGAGATTAATCCCTGGATAGAATTTTGTACCTTCCAGAGTGAGGATTTCTGATGAAAGAATCTGGAGTTCCTATCACCTTCACAAAGCCAAGAGATACGCCTTCGCTACCTCCAATATAATTCCTCATGGGATGAAAGCTTCTCAACTTCACTGTCCAGCTTTCTGATCCTGCTGCTCGACGAGTTCCAATGCTCATTTGTCAGTTCGATTCGCTTTGACTTAAGTTGCTTTGGGTTGAAAGACAATCTACCCTCTGCCCATGTTTGTAGTGTGATCTTACAGACGGATAAGCGATCCACTAATGTTCTATGAGAATCGGTAGCTCCCCAGCCCCTGGTAATCACATCCCTGCACTCGGACTCCAGTAGCCAGTATTTTTCAAATCTGAAGAGTTATCTCATCTTACTACGCTCAAAGTGATTTTGCGTGACATTCGAACGGACTTCGATGCATATCAGCCTATGGTCTGAGTGATAGAACTCAAGAGAGTTTACTCGTGTTGTAGGAAATATCCGCCGTACCCCACCAAGTTTCTCACTGTCATAACAAATTTCATTGAAATCTCCCCCGACTAGCCACAGTAACCCACATAACTCCGGTAGGCGTCTTAATTTTTTGAGTAAGTCCCATGAAAAGCGGCATAAAGATACACCCGGCTGCCCATAGAAACCCGTGAATCTCCAAGCAAAGTCTGTCTCCTGTATCATGCGGTCGATGTGGCCTGGAGAATAAGATTTGATGTAAACACAGACCGAAGTCTTCCATAAAAGGATTAACCCACCACTCTTGTCGTGACTATCCACCACAAAACATCCAGAAAAACCCAATGTATCTCCCCATCTTCTACAATTCACCTCTTTCATTCTTGTTTCGCGTAAGAATAAAAGATTTGGGTCCTTTTTGGCGATCAAACACCTTAGTTCCCGGAATGCCCGTTGGTTCCCAAGCCCCCGGGCATTCCAAGATATGATATTCATATGATCGGCAACCACCGCCTTATTATCCTCGGGATTCAGTAGTCCGTCATTCAATCTAAACTTTTTTTTATGGGCTCTTGTGATTCTTTTTTTTCGTGCTTAGAATGCTCGGCAGTCCTCTTTTATTGCCAGATACAGAATGAGAGTCAGAACCCAAGAGTTTCTCTTTACCCTTATCATGTGCGCAACGTTTCAAGTGTTTAGAAGAAGAACCCGCGAAGTCGACATTAGTCCCCATTACCAAGTCACTATCAACCGTATTATATATTGTTTGCGATGGGCTGAGCTCAATATTTGGAGATGACCGCACCGCCCATGCAACCAAACTTAATGGTGGTGAGTTGAATTCCATCCGAGCTATAGGGATATTAAGATTAATATCATTAGGCAGACTGTTTCTACCCTTATCTGTCTGCTCTGAAGGAACCTTTGTTGTAGAATCCATGCGGTGAGTCATGATAGCCAACTCTCGTGAATCATGATTTGGGTAATTATTTTTCTTAGACTGAGATCCTTCATCATTATGCGGTTGCTTTGGTTTCGCCTCAGATTTTGAACTCCTCTTTCCCCACCCCATATGAGAAACTGCCCTAAACCATGGGCCAAATGAGGGTGTCGATATATCAACTGTAAGATCTTCACACTCCCGAAGAGAATGCCCCACCCTCCCACATGCATAGCAGAAATCAGGCAACTTTTCATAAACCAAAATGACTATGATATCATCTGCATCTCTTGTTGGCTTTATTCATATACACTTCTTGATTGGattattgtagtgacccgttccagaatcacctactaatcaaaaactaagcatgcaattaacctaattaacaaaaatcagagataacagcggaaaaatcaacaaaataatggttatacaacccaatcgaatcaaaacaataccgataaactaaacccaccagctactcaacgtcctcctcctgctcctcctgagctgtccaacctgaggcctgccccgtgggaatggggtgtccaagaataaacaaaaccgaggacgtgagcgataagaacgcccagtacaaaagtatgagtatacagacctatatgaaatgcacatgctatgatcatgataccggggtagttaagaaacaggagtcacaaaaggatttcaacaatgctcagtctagaggcgccaagtggatagtgccgcgcggtccaacctctgggtcactgcatccactacaagacagacgtggacctaaaatgtcccggaccaccgaagccctcccgacccgtcggccactgtgtactctcggtgtccatgcgtccacaagacagggctgagcggccccaagatatagcttatctcgaaagagatacagctcaacagtaaaggctatctcaaagaagaatacggctcaacatgaaatgcaacgtgcagtaataaacgtgacataatagcatgcatcatatgacatataacaatgcagcaaataatcatgcaacacatatatgaatgtatactcaaccaggatatctcggatagtactttcgtacctctatcacagcaagcctagccttacgcaacaccgctgatcaggtctagcacaagcctacgcatcaaaagcatactcaatcaatactaccatgctcgactagcaaaaccagtactccctagtactaccaaaggtttagggtttaccttcgtccgtcgacagccctttgatgtcgattgcctcgaaactcaggcgccgctacgctactactcctggcagctcttggctatcgctcgaccaacaacttaaCCCtggaaccttccaaatctctcactaaagattcaatctcaagaaatggcaataccaaaatgaggaattcgagcactatttataggccatgttcggatcctccgaacaacacttcggaacgtccgaacgctacgtgtccattggctcttgacagctcatgatcggatcctccgatcatacacttcggaccgtccgaacatgcatggaaaaatgacgtgtcgatcaacacttgacacctatgatcggattcaccgaactacatttcggatcgtccgaactcttcggtgcttccgaaccctcttatTGATATTTAGACAAAGCCTAATCCTCACAAATCTGCCTAGGAAAGACCCATAATCACCTCAATCTAATTCGAGGATCTGACTTGTCATCCTCCGTAGTTTCATAATCAAATTTTCATGCATACACTCAAGCGGGATATTGTGGAATTGAACCCAAATATTGATCTTCTCAAAACCTACTGATCTGGTAGTTGTCCACTATCCTGGTTCCTTAAACACAATAAGATTACATGAAAAATTCCAAGGTCCATCCATCAAAGCCCGTGATCGGTCCCGTTTAGAAAAACACTCAAAAGATAAAAATGTTGTCCCCCAAAGTTTCAATAACACACCTTCTTTTCGTCTGAAGAATACGTGGCATTTGCTAGCGAAACGCTTCCCGATTTATTATCTTCGATGAAAAAATCTTAGCCAGCAGGCACATACCTCGTCTGTCGTTGCCTATCTGGAAGTCAGTTTCCTCGAGTTGCAGACAATATCTATTCCAGAATTGTTCCAGAATTTGGCAATTGCATCTATGTAACCAACCTTGTTATTTCCTCTGGATCCATGTTACAATCTCCAAGAAATGGCGCACAAATCAGAATCACCTGACTGAGCGGATCAGTCCTGCACTAGCAAGCGGCCAACCCTAACGAGAGATAACAAACCCTAGCATTTGCAGCCCTCGAGGGATTTTCATGGTGGCTTTACCCTGACCCTATTTTAAGAGACATAAAAttactaaaaatattaatagattAATATATTCTCCATTTTCTTATAATCTAGTACCTCATTGATAAAGGGTTTAACTTTTATGCGTACACGAGTTTTTAATTACAACTCGACGTACACGTTGTATT contains:
- the LOC140829633 gene encoding uncharacterized protein; this encodes MVSLGIGLLKLNTDACVNKEADWYSIGGVLRDHQGRLLLAFGNRISQHISVVHGELLAVLEGVKLLYEKNFNNVLVETDFLLAVQAVAATQDDLNYVCLCATDIGERFRNLAISYFTHVYRSANVVAHHLARLFLTPVIICLHEWRVFFLVSSACNG